The Pseudalkalibacillus hwajinpoensis DNA window CTGAAGAGGAAGCTGATACGACAAATGAAGTAACCGAAACAACAAAGGATGAACAACAAACCATTACGAATTCAGTTACATTTGATCACTATACACCAGCACTTCAGGCAAATGCTAGCACTGAAAGTATCGTTCTCGCTTATCCTGATCAACAAAGTATGCTGCTTGTCCCCCTCACGTTTGAACTTGATAACAGCAAATCGCTCTCTGAGAATATCGAAACGATCCTTTCCACCTTTAAACCCGGTGAAGTTGGTCTTGCGAATTCACCTTTAGGAAATGCAACATTTGATGTTGAGATAACTAATGACACAAAAACACTCATCGCGAATTTTCCAGAAGCAGGTGATAGCCTGTCTTCCAACGAGTCCATCATGATTAATGATAGTGTCAAAATCTTAGCACAAAGCCTTGACGCAGAACAAATTAACTGGCAAACAAACGGGGAAGATGGCTACAATCTTGGTAACTTTGGTCCAGCTGACTCTTCAGTAGATCAGAAGCCTTCACCTTACTATCTTTTTGAAACCAGTGCTCAAAACCATTTTCTAGTTGAAGGGCCGGAACTCCAGGGTGAAGAAGGAGCACAACTTGATGTTGCTATGTCCCTTATGAAAGAGGGGCAGCCTGAGTCCGCATTTTACCAGCCTTCTATTCCAGAGAATGTATCAATATTTTCATTTGAGGGTGAAGAAGACCATGCAACGATCTCCTTTACGGAGGGCAGTACGTTTCAATCTGAAGAAGAAGCTTTGCAAACGATTGAAGCACTAATGCTCGCTGCTTCTCAATACAATTACAAAACCATCTCATTCGAAAATTCTGGTTTTGAGAGGGTAGGAAACTACTCCCTTAACAAGGAAGTATCTGTCCCGACGTCTCCTAACGCGATTAATCTAAACTAAATCCTACAAGAAATCCCCGGCCACACTGCCCGGGGATTTCTTATGTTATCTCGCTATTACACCGATTATATCGGATGCTGTCATATCTGTCTGAAGCTCATATTCACCGGGTTGAATAGCAGTTTCTTTTCCTTTATCCTGAAGAATTTCAATAAAATCGTCTGCATTTTCAACAAGCTTCTGATCCTGAAGACTCTGAGCTACTTCCTGGCTTGTCATTCCTTCTTTTATGTTAAAGGAGGTTTTCTCAGGAGTGCTCTCTTCCTCTTGATCAGCTTCTTCTGAAGTATCACTACTTTCTTCAATTGGCTCATTTGCTGCTTTCTGCTCTTTATCTGCTTTTAACGCCTCATACTTTTCTCTCTTTATCATAATCATCCCATTCTCTTCTAGATGCGTTTCTATAGCAGCTTCCGTTGACTGATTTCCTTCTTCCGCTGTAACATTAGAGAACATAAAATAGTAGGCTGTTAAGAGAATAGCTGCGAATAAAAGCCCTGCAGCGATCCCTTTTGCTTCCTGCTTACTCATTCGTGCCACCGCTTACAGTTTTCGTTTGATTTTCAAGCATATCAGTACGCTTTTTAACGGTTTTAAGCTCTCTCATCAGGTTAATGTAAACATCGTCAACCTGACCCTTTACTTCTTTAGCATAATCTTTGACGAAATAAGAATAGATAAAAAATCCAAGTGAACAGGCTAGTAAAATAAAGATAATTAATAACATCACGATTTCCCCCTAATAAATTTACCGGCAGTCTCTCTATTTATTGCACATGTTTTAATCCATTTAACTCTTTCGTATGATCACTGCGATTTTTGTCGTTTCATCAAGTCTTTTTTACCTCCTCCACATAAAAAACTAGAAAAACCGACATAAATCGACCTTTTCTAGTTTACCTATATTTTATGTACTTGACAATAGCCCACACCCTTTTTCAATGGTCCTAAAGTTTCTTTGTAAGTTGAATAAAATGATATAGAATTCTAGCTGTCATTCCCCAGATTACGTAGTCTTTGTAGTAATAAAAAAATTCCGGCATAGCTGCTGAGGACCAGTTATATTCTTCTCCATTAGGGATGAGATGAAATGGAAAGCTTTCATCTGGCTTCACATGCACTCGAATATCATGACGCTCGGGAGGATTGTCTATAAAATGCGTAAGGGGCACTGTGAAGATCTCTTCGACTTCCTCAGGATTAGGTGAAAGTTTAGAGTCTGCCTGGATGATTCCTGCAAAAGGATAGACGATTGATTGAAAAGAAGTAACAAGATAATCCAGTTCCCCCATCACATTCACTTCCTTTGGAGTAATACCAAGTTCCTCGCATGTTTCTCTTATGGCAGAAGCTCGAGGGCTACTATCGATCTGATCTACTTTACCACCAGGAAAACAAATTTCACCCGGCTGTCTTCTGAGCGTATGAGCCCTTACTTCAAATAAAACATGCAGCTCACCATCCTTTTCGAGTAATGGCAATAAAACAGCAAATTTAAAAAAACGTTCATTTCCCAGAACGCCAGCAATCCTGCCATGCATTTTAGAATGGATCTCCTGAATCGATGGCTTCATTCTATCTAACTCCTTCTTCCCAGCATATTATTACTCTATTATACGGTAGTCAGAACACTTTATTAAACATATTAATGGTAATCTGTAACTTTTCAGGCCGTGTACCCGTCAAATATAGAAAGGAGTGATGATATGTTAAAGTATATCACGGTCGGCAGTATGGTACTCCTTATGCTTGCGGGATGTGGAGGGGAGAATTCACCTTTGAATTCAAGTGGTAGTAACTCTAGTGAGGTAGAATCAGGATCTTCTGGAATTGTAGCTGGTGCGATGGAGCCTTCTCTTACGCTGGAGGCAAAAGAAGATGGAAGAGTCACCTTTTCTTATGAGATCCAGAACCAGACAGAAAATATCCAGACCATTCATTTTCCAAGCAGCCAGAAATATGATTACAAGCTTTATGATGATAAGGGAAACCACATTCAAACTTATTCAGCCGATAAGAGTTTTGTGAAACAGGAAGAAGAACTGGAAGTTAAACAGGCCGAAGTATTGGATTACACCATCACCGTTGACCAGCTTACAGCCGGCACTTATACGTTAGAAGTATGGTTAGCAACTGAAGGACAGGGTGATTATAAACAATCAATCAAATTTACGATCGACTAAAAAACAGCCGGCTCGTTTTCTATGGAGCCGGCTGTTCATTTCCAAACCTCTTCAAGGTATTGCTTTGATAAGGTTTGATAATATGCAGCCTGTACAGAGAGCGCTGCTGAAACCAATAATTTTTCAATATTATCAATTTGGCTTTGTGTTAAATAGTTAAAAACAGAAGATAATTGCGTCGCTTTTTGTTTGAAATCTTCTTTTGATGGTTTAGGATCTGTATGAATCACATCGAAGAGCTGAGAATAAGCCGTATAAAAAACGAGTGGGTCAATCAAATCATCGTTCCGATCGGCAGGGTTGTTAAAAGCATAACGAAGCAAGAGACGTATGCTTTCAAAATCATGTGTGTTTTTCAAGTCTTCTACAATGAATAAAATCGCTGCCTGCTCAATCGCATATTTTTTACCAAGCTGCGGAGCCCCAATCCATTCCTTTATATCCCTTTTGACCCAGTTTTGCACAGCCGTAGATCGAAAGCTAGCGTATTCTAGCTGGTTGCCAAGAGTGACGATTTCATTAATGGATAAACCAAAAACACCCTCTCCTGCCTGAAGTAATTTCCGGAAAATAGGCGGTAGCTCTAACACCTCATCAGATTGTCCCATCTGGCCTGCGCGTTTCCAGGATCTCGAAAGA harbors:
- a CDS encoding DUF1836 domain-containing protein, coding for MRGFYLTRTEMGTILQAIRNQKSPDRILSRSWKRAGQMGQSDEVLELPPIFRKLLQAGEGVFGLSINEIVTLGNQLEYASFRSTAVQNWVKRDIKEWIGAPQLGKKYAIEQAAILFIVEDLKNTHDFESIRLLLRYAFNNPADRNDDLIDPLVFYTAYSQLFDVIHTDPKPSKEDFKQKATQLSSVFNYLTQSQIDNIEKLLVSAALSVQAAYYQTLSKQYLEEVWK
- a CDS encoding BsuPI-related putative proteinase inhibitor, which gives rise to MLKYITVGSMVLLMLAGCGGENSPLNSSGSNSSEVESGSSGIVAGAMEPSLTLEAKEDGRVTFSYEIQNQTENIQTIHFPSSQKYDYKLYDDKGNHIQTYSADKSFVKQEEELEVKQAEVLDYTITVDQLTAGTYTLEVWLATEGQGDYKQSIKFTID
- a CDS encoding endolytic transglycosylase MltG; the protein is MSKQEAKGIAAGLLFAAILLTAYYFMFSNVTAEEGNQSTEAAIETHLEENGMIMIKREKYEALKADKEQKAANEPIEESSDTSEEADQEEESTPEKTSFNIKEGMTSQEVAQSLQDQKLVENADDFIEILQDKGKETAIQPGEYELQTDMTASDIIGVIAR
- a CDS encoding NUDIX hydrolase, whose product is MKPSIQEIHSKMHGRIAGVLGNERFFKFAVLLPLLEKDGELHVLFEVRAHTLRRQPGEICFPGGKVDQIDSSPRASAIRETCEELGITPKEVNVMGELDYLVTSFQSIVYPFAGIIQADSKLSPNPEEVEEIFTVPLTHFIDNPPERHDIRVHVKPDESFPFHLIPNGEEYNWSSAAMPEFFYYYKDYVIWGMTARILYHFIQLTKKL